The Euphorbia lathyris chromosome 3, ddEupLath1.1, whole genome shotgun sequence genome contains a region encoding:
- the LOC136223556 gene encoding vicilin-like seed storage protein At2g28490, translated as MANYNRAVLLLSVAALCYGVMATEFYYEDRTAETTTTAEREDRFLLQDSKHVIKTDAGDVRVVKTYGGKLIDRPMHIGFITMEPKSLFVPQYLDSSLILFIRRGEARIGLIYKDELAERRLKIGDVYRIPAGSAFYLINTGEGQRLHVVCSIDPSESLGLGLFQSFFLGGGTYPTSVLAGFEPETLSTAFNVTIDELKDVMGSQRQGPIIYIDDSRAPRIWRSFIKMEEQEKLNHLKKMMPTFQIVEEEENIASWSWRKLLQSVIGREKKRETKGKSPDSYNLYKRSPDFRNNYGSSVALDESSYDPLKNSGIGVYLVNLTGGSMMAPHVNPTATEYGIVLRGSGIIQIVYPNGTQAMNTKVKEGDVFMVPRYFPFCQIASRTGPFEFFGFTTSARRNRPQFLAGANSLLSNIGGPELAAAFGTTEGRLRGFVDAQREAVILPSASAAPPDKVVKKGIDGFGKNDI; from the exons ATGGCAAATTATAATCGAGCTGTTCTTTTGCTATCAGTAGCTGCGCTGTGCTATGGAGTTATGGCAACTGAGTTTTATTACGAAGATCGCACAGCAGAGACGACGACGACGGCAGAAAGAGAAGATAGATTCTTATTGCAggattcaaagcatgtaattaAAACTGATGCCGGAGATGTGAGAGTTGTGAAGACTTACGGAGGAAAGTTAATTGATAGGCCTATGCATATTGGATTTATCACTATGGAGCCTAAGTCTCTTTTTGTTCCTCAATATCTTGATTCCAGCTTGATCCTCTTCATTCGCAGAG GGGAGGCGCGAATTGGATTGATTTACAAGGATGAGCTAGCGGAAAGGCGATTGAAGATAGGCGATGTGTATAGAATACCGGCTGGTTCTGCTTTCTATTTGATAAACACTGGCGAAGGTCAGAGACTTCATGTCGTTTGCAGCATTGATCCTTCTGAAAGCTTGGGATTGGGTCTTTTTCAG TCTTTCTTCCTCGGTGGAGGAACTTACCCAACGTCTGTTCTTGCTGGTTTTGAGCCAGAAACACTCTCAACTGCTTTTAAT GTCACAATAGACGAATTGAAGGATGTTATGGGCAGTCAAAGACAAGGACCTATTATATACATAGATGATTCCCGAGCACCGAGAATTTGGAGAAGTTTCATTAAAATGGAGGAGCAAGAGAAGCTAAATCACCTGAAGAAAATGATGCCGACCTTCCAGAttgtagaagaagaagaaaacataGCCTCCTGGTCATGGAGGAAGCTCTTGCAATCTGTAATAGGCCGTGAGAAAAAAcgcgaaacaaagggaaaatcTCCAGATTCCTACAATTTATACAAGAGATCTCCCGATTTCCGAAACAACTACGGCTCCAGCGTCGCTCTCGACGAATCCAGCTACGATCCTCTCAAAAACTCCGGCATCGGAGTCTATCTTGTGAACCTCACCGGCGGATCAATGATGGCGCCTCATGTGAATCCAACAGCGACTGAATACGGAATAGTGTTGAGAGGATCAGGGATAATTCAGATAGTGTATCCAAACGGAACGCAAGCGATGAATACTAAAGTAAAAGAAGGCGATGTTTTCATGGTGCCGAGGTACTTTCCGTTCTGTCAAATTGCATCGAGAACAGGTCCTTTTGAGTTCTTTGGATTCACAACATCGGCGAGAAGGAACAGACCGCAGTTTTTGGCGGGTGCGAATTCGCTGCTTAGTAATATTGGAGGGCCTGAGCTTGCAGCGGCTTTTGGGACGACGGAGGGGAGGCTGAGGGGATTTGTGGATGCGCAGCGTGAAGCTGTTATATTGCCGTCGGCATCGGCTGCGCCGCCGGATAAGGTTGTGAAGAAGGGGATAGATGGGTTTGGTAAGAATGATATATGA